A window of Onychostoma macrolepis isolate SWU-2019 chromosome 01, ASM1243209v1, whole genome shotgun sequence contains these coding sequences:
- the mab21l2 gene encoding protein mab-21-like 2 — MIATQAKLVYQLNKYYNERCQARKAAIAKTIREVCKVVSDVLKEVEVQEPRFISSLSEIDARYEGMEVIAPNEFEVVLYLNQMGVFNFVDDGSLPGCAVLKLSDGRKRSMSLWVEFITASGYLSARKIRSRFQTLVAQAVDKCSYRDVVKMVADTSEVKLRIRERYVVQITPAFKCTGIWPRSAAQWPMPHIPWPGPNRVAEVKAEGFNLLSKECYSLTGKQSSAESDAWVLQFAEAENRLLMSGCRKKCLSILKTLRDRHLELPGQPLNNYHMKTLLLYECEKHPRETDWDESCLGDRLNGILLQLISCLQCRRCPHYFLPNLDLFQGKPHSALETAAKQTWRLAREILTNAKSLDKL; from the coding sequence ATGATTGCAACGCAAGCAAAGCTGGTTTACCAGCTCAATAAATATTACAACGAAAGATGCCAGGCGCGCAAAGCGGCGATCGCCAAGACCATACGAGAGGTGTGTAAGGTGGTGTCGGACGTGCTGAAGGAGGTGGAGGTCCAGGAGCCCCGTTTCATCAGCTCCCTGAGCGAGATAGACGCGCGCTATGAGGGCATGGAGGTCATCGCACCCAACGAGTTTGAGGTCGTGCTTTACCTGAACCAGATGGGAGTCTTCAACTTCGTAGATGACGGCTCTCTGCCGGGCTGCGCGGTGCTCAAACTCAGCGACGGCCGTAAGAGGAGCATGTCCCTGTGGGTGGAGTTCATCACCGCCTCCGGTTATCTGTCGGCGCGAAAGATCCGCTCCCGCTTCCAGACGCTGGTGGCCCAGGCCGTGGATAAATGCAGCTACCGGGACGTGGTTAAGATGGTGGCGGACACGAGCGAAGTGAAACTGCGCATTCGGGAGAGATATGTGGTGCAGATCACCCCGGCCTTCAAGTGCACGGGCATCTGGCCTAGAAGTGCTGCTCAGTGGCCCATGCCTCACATCCCGTGGCCCGGGCCGAACCGGGTGGCGGAGGTGAAAGCGGAGGGTTTTAACCTCCTCTCCAAAGAGTGCTACTCGTTAACGGGAAAACAGAGCTCGGCGGAAAGCGACGCCTGGGTCTTGCAGTTCGCCGAGGCCGAGAACAGGCTTCTGATGTCGGGCTGCAGGAAGAAATGTCTCTCTATTCTAAAGACTCTCCGCGACCGACACCTCGAGCTGCCGGGACAGCCGCTCAATAACTACCACATGAAGACCCTGCTGCTGTACGAGTGCGAGAAACACCCGCGGGAGACTGACTGGGACGAGTCGTGCCTCGGCGACCGTCTGAACGGTATTCTGCTGCAGCTCATCTCCTGTCTGCAGTGCCGCCGGTGCCCACATTACTTCTTACCCAACCTAGACCTGTTTCAGGGCAAACCGCACTCAGCCCTGGAGACAGCGGCCAAACAGACCTGGAGACTGGCCAGAGAAATCCTTACCAACGCTAAAAGTTTGGATAAACTGTAA